In Drosophila nasuta strain 15112-1781.00 chromosome 2R, ASM2355853v1, whole genome shotgun sequence, a single genomic region encodes these proteins:
- the LOC132785324 gene encoding male-specific protein scotti, whose translation MDREAVEEAAIRIQLPEVGVANVVHLPAAADGGDADAEAWERQLDAAQLQAMRQENPQVAMLLDAPHEPPIELHHMLETVNVPQRPRKKRSFWTICKPFPMQPERCAPIVNGWRAVQLVPHEQRSEYFANYLLEHLNSSNYPNGQGLPPHHWGQL comes from the coding sequence ATGGATCGGGAGGCAGTCGAAGAAGCAGCGATACGCATCCAATTGCCCGAGGTCGGTGTGGCGAATGTTGTGCACTTGCCCGCTGCTGCCGATGGCggcgatgccgatgccgaggCCTGGGAGCGACAATTGGACGCAGCGCAGTTGCAGGCGATGCGGCAAGAGAATCCGCAAGTGGCAATGCTCTTGGATGCACCGCACGAGCCGCCAATCGAATTACACCACATGCTCGAGACGGTGAACGTACCTCAACGACCGCGCAAGAAACGCAGCTTCTGGACCATCTGCAAGCCGTTTCCTATGCAGCCGGAGAGGTGCGCTCCCATTGTGAATGGCTGGCGGGCGGTGCAGCTTGTGCCGCACGAGCAGCGCAGCGAATACTTTGCCAACTATCTGCTGGAGCATCTCAACTCGAGTAACTATCCCAATGGCCAGGGATTGCCGCCGCATCACTGGGGTCAGCTCTAG
- the LOC132787521 gene encoding dynein axonemal assembly factor 5 — MSFDLDTKTICSELESSEHRKRSATLLKLREQCEQAPQTVSSDAIAADFDELYLHLLKCYDDRFESVRDRAVLAVSAFLKRLPPSDFHLLNVVSTLAERMGQVETVEPSEEIRLLYVEQLHLMLRQYAQMGNVGVFRECYAQVMKVLVKAIKDDYAAVQREACATVVQLARVADTHELQPFTESLVVSLYGMLNHRHSAARISALEALGRVCLHMDASGESMRRFFMEVSPLLMDSMPLVRRECGQVGVLLLLELRDRYSFFERILPLVLCCLKDDSPEVLSFIQPLWVKCGEQFYDENEAELSQQEICDPQVENYPAGVQRPTIGCRGLVQRSLRLLTLITRETSDWKDNVRLHALKLLYQFVLHAEAAMTAKFFEIYGQVAHACCDREPVVSAEAKKVADLLGRVLAFNAWIEHGFDGLERNARESFLKCFYYMFTAALGGTYDHLMRLCKLLKSSDYSHTLKPGFQLYILKMLETVLDKSSKVTASMEQLRDLYELIYVTAMKVMSLSYALAGDVNADVERGQVILKRIVALEEITLSQLHERWFHLALLDVENLDAALDENAEPVLMLYGLIHLGGIRSTYLPQLIEKVQLVFGHCSDSAQVRIFSILSIAALDWGRTVCVEREQSTQLLSEFITAIVEPYLAWKAGASGEAMRSMAMATLCALAQGAREEAREVLPTLAKHMPSLLEDRNVTTRHYAIKAMCYFQDMSVEAFKPLAYATMQRMDDPSAGIRVIAATAVGKMRPLFKEEAAAEEGEREHEREVWEAFVKRAMDLLLLYHESPEKEMKAAAQKSLTELAKSHPEAWEERYKRALSMAQSKDELTNLYSKMSIKDEAEADVKD; from the coding sequence atgagcTTCGATCTGGACACAAAGACGATTTGCAGCGAACTCGAGAGCAGCGAGCATCGCAAGCGTAGCGCAACTCTTCTGAAGCTGCGCGAACAATGCGAACAGGCGCCACAAACCGTTAGCAGCGATGCCATTGCGGCCGACTTCGATGAACTCTATCTGCATCTGCTCAAGTGCTACGACGATCGCTTTGAGAGCGTGCGTGATCGTGCCGTGCTCGCCGTGAGCGCATTCCTCAAGCGTCTGCCACCCTCGGACTTCCATCTGCTCAATGTGGTCTCAACGCTGGCCGAGCGCATGGGCCAAGTGGAGACAGTGGAGCCCAGTGAAGAGATTCGTCTGCTGTATGTGGAGCAGCTGCATCTGATGTTACGTCAATACGCCCAGATGGGCAATGTGGGCGTGTTTCGTGAGTGTTATGCGCAGGTGATGAAGGTGCTCGTCAAGGCCATCAAGGATGATTATGCTGCAGTGCAGCGCGAAGCTTGCGCCACGGTCGTGCAACTTGCACGAGTGGCAGACACTCACGAGTTGCAACCATTTACTGAATCTCTGGTGGTCTCCTTGTACGGCATGTTGAATCATCGCCACTCCGCCGCACGTATTTCCGCTCTGGAGGCTTTGGGGCGTGTCTGCTTGCACATGGATGCCAGTGGCGAGAGCATGCGAAGGTTCTTCATGGAAGTGTCGCCACTGCTGATGGACTCCATGCCGTTGGTGCGTCGCGAATGCGGCCAGGTGGGTGTGCTCTTGCTGCTGGAGCTGCGCGATCGCTACTCGTTCTTCGAGCGCATTCTGCCGCTGGTCTTGTGTTGTCTGAAGGATGATTCGCCTGAGGTCTTGTCGTTCATTCAGCCATTGTGGGTAAAGTGTGGCGAGCAGTTCTACGATGAGAACGAAGCTGAGCTGTCGCAGCAAGAGATCTGTGATCCACAGGTGGAGAACTATCCAGCGGGCGTGCAACGTCCCACGATCGGTTGTCGCGGTCTTGTGCAGCGATCGCTGCGTCTGCTAACGCTGATCACACGCGAGACCAGCGACTGGAAGGACAATGTGCGTCTCCACGCACTGAAGCTGCTCTATCAGTTCGTGCTGCACGCCGAGGCAGCCATGACGGCCAAGTTCTTTGAGATCTACGGCCAAGTGGCGCACGCTTGCTGCGATCGCGAGCCGGTTGTCAGCGCCGAGGCCAAGAAGGTGGCAGATCTCCTGGGACGCGTGCTCGCATTCAATGCCTGGATCGAGCATGGCTTCGATGGCCTTGAGCGCAATGCACGTGAATCGTTTTTAAAGTGTTTCTACTACATGTTCACCGCTGCCTTGGGCGGCACCTACGATCATCTGATGCGTCTGTGCAAGCTGCTGAAGAGCTCCGATTACTCTCACACTTTGAAGCCAGGCTTCCAATTGTACATACTCAAGATGCTCGAGACGGTGCTGGACAAGTCGAGCAAGGTTACAGCCAGCATGGAGCAGCTACGCGATCTCTATGAGCTCATCTATGTGACTGCCATGAAGGTGATGTCGTTGTCTTATGCTCTGGCTGGCGATGTGAATGCGGATGTCGAACGTGGTCAAGTGATCCTCAAACGCATTGTGGCGCTGGAAGAGATCACGTTGAGTCAGCTGCACGAACGTTGGTTCCATTTGGCGCTGCTCGATGTGGAAAATCTAGATGCAGCGCTGGACGAGAATGCCGAGCCAGTGCTAATGCTCTACGGTCTCATTCACCTGGGTGGCATACGCTCCACCTACTTGCCACAGCTGATCGAGAAGGTGCAACTAGTCTTTGGCCATTGCAGCGACAGCGCGCAGGTGCGCATCTTCAGCATCCTCTCGATTGCAGCCTTGGATTGGGGACGCACAGTTTGCGTGGAGCGCGAGCAGAGCACACAGTTGCTGAGCGAGTTCATCACTGCCATTGTGGAACCCTATTTGGCATGGAAGGCGGGCGCTAGTGGCGAGGCAATGCGCTCCATGGCCATGGCCACGTTGTGTGCTCTGGCCCAAGGCGCCAGAGAAGAGGCACGTGAGGTGCTGCCCACGCTGGCCAAGCATATGCCCAGTTTACTGGAGGATCGCAATGTGACGACGCGGCATTATGCCATCAAGGCCATGTGCTACTTCCAGGACATGTCTGTGGAGGCCTTTAAACCTCTGGCATATGCCACAATGCAGCGCATGGATGATCCCTCGGCCGGCATACGTGTGATAGCTGCCACGGCGGTGGGGAAGATGCGACCACTATTTAAGGAGGAAGCGGCAGCAGAGGAAGGAGAGCGAGAGCACGAACGTGAAGTGTGGGAGGCGTTTGTGAAGCGTGCCATggatctgctgctgctttacCACGAGAGTCCCGAGAAGGAGATGAAAGCGGCGGCTCAAAAGTCACTCACAGAGCTAGCCAAATCCCATCCAGAAGCTTGGGAAGAACGCTACAAACGTGCTTTATCGATGGCACAAAGTAAAGACGAGCTGACAAATCTCTACTCTAAAATGAGCATCAAAGAtgaggctgaagctgatgTGAAGGATTAG